The Chelonia mydas isolate rCheMyd1 chromosome 1, rCheMyd1.pri.v2, whole genome shotgun sequence nucleotide sequence tgaagagtctgtcctatctcagggactctctttctgccacccccacaaacatggtACCGTTCTGAGGTGATCTGGAAGGCTACATTCGTCATCTTTTACttaaggaatatttccaacacaccactgaacagtgcactgacccacaggaccCCTCTTACTGTTAGGTGAGAATAATTAAACATGAAGCAGTTATGCCaaccgaaccaaagtcaggccaataaaggttgctgggaaagtccccGAACAAAATAAGTAGAATGAAAGAATACTTGTTTAAGTTGCAGGAATAAAATAAGGGGagacctgcattcctgcatttttATACCAGATGTTCTGAAAATGGTTTGTTTAGATAAGGAGACACACTGTCTCCACTCCCTGTTTCTGTTCTATGTCTGTTCTTAACTCCTCGTCTCCTGTTTAACAACAATACTAATAAAAAAAGTTTGGTGAGGCATTGCAACTTGCTAAAAGCTGTATACAATAGGGGGATAAGTATGcatacataataaaaaaaaacttttaactaACATGGGGGAGGCTGCTTAATAAATAATCTGTGACGCGATGGAACTGTCTATAAAATCCTACTAGTTTTACCTAAGAGGCAGCTGGTTCTCCTTGGAGACGGGCcgctctctattgttgtgtgcactccTCAATAAAGACCTTGTGTttggaccttgctggtgttgcctgtctctctgcgGTCAAACAATGGACCGTGCCATCTGGGGTTCGAGTCCTCGAcactaccaacactacaagaagaagaattgtgcatggactcctcctgacggtcgaaatgacagactggacttctacatagcaTGCTTCTGCAGACGTGCACCGGCTGAAATTATGAACAAACAGCaacacttgccccataacctcagctgtagagaacacaacgccatccacagactcagaaacaactctcacattataatcaaaggggctgacaaaggaggtgatGTAATAataatgaacaggtcggattatgaacaggaggctgccaggcaactctccaacaccacattctacaggctaCTATCCTCTGACCCCAGTGAGGAGtagcaaaagaaactacaccaccctataccggaaacctactggctgctatacttacctacatgcctccagctttcacccagaccacaccatacgatccattgtctacagccaagccctaagatacaaccgaatttgttCCAATCCAtcggacagagacaaacacctacaagatctttatcaagcattcttaaaactacaatacccacctggggaagtgagaaaacagattgacagagtgagacgggtacccagaaatcacatactacaggacaggacccacaaggaaaataacggaacaccactggccatcacgtacagcccccagctaaaacctctccagcacattatcaacgatctacaccctatcctggaaaacaatccctcactctcacagaccttgggagacagggcagtcctcgcttacagacagcccccgaacctgaaacaaatactcaccagcaactacacaccacaccacagaaacactaacccaggaaccaatccctgtagcaaacctcgttgcctactctgtcctcatatctactctagcgacaccatcagaggacccaaccacatcagccacaccatcagaggctctttcacctgcacgtctactaatgttatatatgccatcatgtgtcagcaatgcccctctgccacgtacattggccaaaccggacagtccctacgtaaaacaataaatggacacaaatcggacatcaggaacggtaacacacaaaagccagtgggagaacacttcaatcttcctggacattcccTAACAGATTCGAAAGTAGCTATACTTaacaaaaaaagttcagaaacaaacttcaaagagaaacagcagaactaaaattaatttgcaaatttaacaccattaatttgggcttgaatagggactgggagtggctggctcattacagaagcagctttgcctctcctggaattgacagctcctcatctattgttgggagtggactacgtccaccctgattgaattggccgtgtcagcactggttctccacttgtgaggtaactcccttctcttcatgtgtcagtatatttatgtctgcatctgtaactttcactccatgcatctgaagaagtgaagtttttacccacaaaagcttatgctcaaataaatctgttagtctttaaggtgccacgggactccttgttgtttttgtggatacagactaacacggctaccccatgatacttgacaccattgcAAACCGTATGTGGAGCACTTCTGAAACACTTTCTAAAGCCAAAGCCATTAAGCAGTAAAGTTACCCCTGCTCCTTCCTGCAGAGATTCTGACAACTCTGCTGCTGGCTTTCAATATACAGCCATGTGTCAACCACAGGTGCTGAACCCACTCGGACCTGCTCGGCAGGCACAGTTGACCCACACTGAGCTGTAGCCCAGGGTCCAGTCTGAGGGTGGGCAAATGGAAGGATTCCATCCCATGAGCGGGAAGGCTACAGTGCCTGACATTTGGAACTCAGAGACCAGAGACGGGGAAGAGATGCCGGTAGCCCTGTTTCTATAGGGCAAAAATATGCCCTCTCAGACCCGTTACCACAAAGCAATGAACCTCTGAATTCCTGAGTTCACAATCAAGACAGAGAATAAAAGCTTTGCAAATGCATGTGCTGATTAAATTCCCAGGAGCAAATAAACCCGAGGCGATTTGGGAACTAGTCACTGACATTCCGTGGGGCCTCCTGTCACTCAGCCCatggcaggatcgggcccagagcaCACAGAACCTCTAGAAATGGGACCCCTTGAAAAATCCTGACTCGGGGCATCAGGGTTTTAACACTCCAAGCTCCAGTTTCTATGTAACTTGAATAACGCACTGAGCACCGTGGGAacgtgcaggggaggggtgcccaAGCTACCTAGTGCTGCCTGTCCTCCTGCCCCTGTTACTGAGTCACCCCGACAGCCCTGCGGAGTTCACTGTGGTGGCACAGAACATCTTCACATTtaaacagcttccagcctttccccttcacttcacaTTTTAAAGACAGTGAAACCTGCCAACATACCCAATTCCTGTTAGAAGGGGAGCTCCTGACACCAGAGGTCGTCACCCTAAAGGACAAGGAGTCATTGGAGATGTTGCATAGGCAGCAGGCCGTATCTGTTCAGACAGGGACGCAGGTGTCTTTATGAAGCATGCCGGCACATTCCCCTGGGGGCCACTTGCCCTCAGGGAATCTCAGCTGCTTGGCTTCCTGTGCACGAGCTTTAACCCCCAATGGCCAAGTGCAGGAGGCCAAATCACAGGGGATGTGCAGTGATGCTACTTAATTGGACTGTAGTGTCAGCTCCGCAGCAGGCTCTATTCCTGGAATCCGGGCTGGTCATCACTGTTCATATGGTTCTGATTAGTGACATGGCCACTTCGAGGGCGGCTGAATGGTAACAGTGATGCCATCACAGCTGTGATcttgctgaaataaaataaaagagagaaataatATGGGGCCTGATTTCTCCCCGGCAGCCCCCTTTCCTGCATTACAAACCCAGGGTGCAGGCCAGACAAATGAAGGGAGATTCTACAAGGGTCCCCACATAGAAATTTCCCTCCGTTTTTTCAGTAGGGGAGGACCCTTCCCTTCTCCATGAGGAACAAGGAATAAGGATGAGGATTTTGGAGGGGCGTGTGGGAGTCTCACGGGGATGCCGGGAGTTTCTGCACGGTCACCAGACCTGTGTTTCCAAGTCATTGCAAAGAATGGACTAACAGACACAGGAGCCTCATCTTAGATGGTCTGGCTGGTAGAAAGCAGTCTGAGGGCAAAGGTCAGCTTCACACCTTGACCCTATAACACACTGAGCACAGAGCACTGTGGTGACAGGGCCCAGGCTCACATGGGTTTCAGCAAGAGCTGCTTCCACAAGAAAGGGGCAAACAGATGGAAAGATGCTCTGAGAGACACAGGGAAACAAGGCTGTGTCGAAGCAGGGGTGTAGCCATAGGTGGGCCTTGCGGGGCCAGGACCCATCTATTTATCATCCAAGCCCAATCCACCAGATGGGACTCATGATTCCAGCTTGGTGCCCAGTTGTATCCCTGTCCAGCTGGTGCAGAGCGCTGATTCCCTGGTCTCTTGCCCCAGATGGGGGTGTGCCTTGTGGGGGTGGGTTTGGGCGAGTAGTGGATCAGACACTAGTCCTGAGCCAATGGTGTCACCCTGCTCCGTTCCACCCACCTGCCTCTCCTGTGGTGAAGTGAGGTCCGGATGCAGGGGattgcccctctccccacacccgaCTGCCGGAGAGCGGCTCAGGGCACTGGAATAGCACTGAGTTTAGGAATGGGGCAATCTCAGAATCACCGGGTGGGGGAAGCAGAATAAGCCCCCACTGCCTGACCGCAcgcctggaccccactccccaagaGGAGTgctgggtggaaaccccttcaCCCTTGACCCCGCTTCCCCAGCAGGAGGGGGGCtgcagaagggaaggagagggagccTCAGTTTTCCTGGCTGAGCCAAGGCAacacaaacccctaatctgcctCAGGAGATGTGGCTCCTGAAAGCTGTTTCTCTAGCTTCAGAGCAAAGCTTGCGTAACTTAGCTTGTAGTGATATGtgatcagggccggattaactcttctgggggcccagggctattagagtTTGTGGGGCCCCCTTGGCTCCAGTGGACAAAGATGAGggcttcagggtgtgggagggggctatgggttgaggcaggaggtgggtgcaggagagggtgagggctccagttgtgggtgtggactctggggtgggtgtgaggatgaggtgtttggagtgcaggagggggctcagggctggtggttggtgtgggggtctgggagggagttagggttcAGGAGCAGAccggggattggggtgcaggacctgGGCAGGAGTAAGAGTGCGCAacggggcttagggctggggtagggggatgGGGTGCTCGGTACTGACCTGGGGCAGGTCCCGTTTGGTAGGGGGTGCAGGTGGGTCCACACGGCCCTGCGCTTGCCTGCAGGTACCAACCCCTGCAGCTTCGGAAGTAGCTTGCAGTGACACGGCTGTAGTCGGGAGGCGGGGGATGGCAGCTCCCTGTCGTTCTTTCCCATCTTCTGGGAAAGAGATGCTAGGGACTCCACACCTTCCCATCATGGCTAGtagccatggatggacccctCCCCCGTGAATGTatgcagttcttttttgaaacttgttagagtcttggccttcacaacatcctctggcaaggagttccacaggttcactgtgcgttgtgtgaagaaatacttcttttatttgttttaaacctactgcctattattttcattaggtggcccctagttcttgtgttatgagacgtagtaaacaacacttccttctttactttctccacaccagtcatgactttacatacctcaatcatatttccccttagttgtctcttctcCAAGAGAAAAATATACGTTTCCAAGTTACATCCTTTTGGGAAGCCAAGGAGCACTTGGGATCCATTTTAGTTTCCCCATGTCTCTGAGAGCATCTTCCAATCTGTTTACCTCTTTCTTGTGGAAGGAGCATTTGCTGAAACCTGTGTGAGCCTTGCACCCAACCATTGTTCCTCTCTGGGGCTGAGTCATGTTTTCTCCTGACTCTACTGAAGGACAAATCCATCGGCCAGGCCACAGAGCAGGGTCATATTGGACAAGCAACtccacatgagctcccagtgtgactcaAAATGGGCTAATGTGACCAATATGGACACAGGCCTGGAAAGACATCCTGGGTCAGTGTGCCTGGTCCTCTCTTACGGCAGGTGACCCAGGCATATCATCCTGTGAATAAGcctgtgtaagcagggtctgagtgagttctcccctgacagctatccaggaggggagagacttcaggagcaaccTTTATTTTCATAAACACACTTACTCTGCCTAGGTAGGTATAGAGTGGAGATCAGTAACTCATGTCATCTCAGATGTAAGGGTCCAGAATGGAACAGGTGGCTTATGTTTTTCATCTCCCATGCCACTGGAGCCAGGTGGTGAACTGACCCTTCACTTGATGAACAGCCTGATTATCCTCACACGAAGGTGTTTGCATCTCACGCTGTACACAATTGGGTTCATCAGCGGTGGGAGAAGCAGGGACATGTAGCCCAGGAGAATCTGAAGTAAGGGAGAAGAGCCCTTCCCAAATCTGTGTATCACAGACAAGCTGATCTCTGGTGTGTAGAAGAGCAGGAGGGCGCAGAGATGGGAGACGCAGGTGTTCAGGGCCCTCAGGCACTCCTCGTGGGACGCGATGCTCAGCACTGTTTTgaggatcatcacataagagaggAAAATAAGCAGTGAGTCCAGCCCCATCTGGAAGAGTTTAGTAAACAATCCATAGATGCTGTGGACTGTGATATCTGAACAAGCCATCTTCATGACCTCCTGGTACAGGcagtaggaatgggagaggacattGGCATGACAGTATCGGAACCATTTCAAGAGAAAGGGAAGTGGAAGTATTAGGACCATCGCTCTTAGCACAGACACCAGTCCCATCTTGGCTATTCTCGGCAGGGTTAAGATGGAGGTATATCTCAGTGGGTTATGGATCGCAATGAAGCGGTCAAAGGCCATCAACAACAGCACAGAGGATTCAATGTATTGAAGCAAATGGATGAAGAAGAGTTGGGCTAAACAGGCATCGAGGCTGATTTCCCTAGATTTAAACAAATATATGCCCAGTATCGTTGGTATGGTGGTTATCGATAAGGCAAGGTCTGTGATGGCCAACATGGagaggaaaatgtacatgggctcatggagggctggatctgtttttataatgaacagaatgactgaatttcctactATGGAAATAACATACATGaagcagaaggggatagagatccAGAGATGTGTATCTCCATGAACCGGTAGCCCAGTGAGAAGGAATATTACAGATTTTATTTTGGTGtcattgacagctgacataaTGTACTGCGCAGCTCCGAGGAATTCTGAAATGTGcttcctaaaagaaaaaaaagaggaatttAGATGATATTAGCAAGAAATCATTCTGCCCTCAGTGGACGTCTACGGACTCTGAGAACTCAAGGTAGATAAGCAAAAACATACTGTTGGATTTACATGGTTCTGATTagtcagactggatcagacttGTAGTCCATCTGCCCCAGTAGCCAGTGGCCAtgtccagatgcttcagaggaggtgGAAGAAGCCCTGAAATAGGCAGTGATGAGATAAGCTGTTCCCAGGGAGTTTCCCCCTGACACCCACAAGTTAGACATGTtttgtggtgtaaatcaggaaggtTTAGAGCCTCCTcaaaacctttttaaaacaatcctGTCTACTGTAATTGGATTTTCTGGTTActcagtccctctttgaatcctgATAAGCTCTTGGCCCCATTGATATCGTGTGGCTGTGAATTCCACAGCCTACTTGCATACTGTATTATTTAACCATTGTGACCTTAGAACAtacaaacataagaacggccatattgggtaagagaaaaggtccatctagcccaggatcctgtcttctacAGTGGCTTATGCctgatgccccagagggaatgaacagaacagatcatcatctagtgatccatcgTCCATGAATTTAcatagttctcttttgaaccctgttacaccCTTCACACAGACACCCTTTCTGGCCCTGCACTTCTGAGTGTGGCCCCTTGTATCATGGCATGTGTGTAAATACATGGTAAGTGCATGGTGAAAACGGTCATTGGATTTATCTATCCTTcactgaagctatttttaaaTGCGTTTTATAGCTTCATTATGTGAATTCTTTTCTTCTGTGCTCCTGACAGTCTAGTTTATGCAACTGCCTCTTTCCAGGATATGGGATACATTTTTAGGGTCAGGTCCTTAATTCAATAACAGTGATATCAACAGCTCATGCCACACTTTCATGTGTAAATTCAATCAGAACTGGGCTCTCAGCTCACCCTTACCAAAAGCTTCCAGTGATACACTATGACCCCCAAGAATCCCTCCAAGAGAAGCTGAAGGGCATTGCCTGGCCAATGTTGATGGAATCCAGAGACTTTGATCATCCTACAGGCTTCTCTTTatcccccccgggacctcctacCTCTCCCCATGCAACGGTCTGTAGATATTTGGAAAATTACAACCTGACACTGACAGTTATTTCAGCTGGGCAGCAGAGGAGTTGGCATCACAAATGggtcaatcctgcaaaccctggtATTGCACTTATATCCACTTGAGTGTACAAGTTACTTCAGTCATGCTCATGTAATTGGTGACTGGGGTCAATTACATACAACTACTGTACcactccccttccctgcacctcaGCTAAACTCTTTGCTGAAACACAGACTAGCGGTTCTGGTCTCTCATGACTTTCTAGAAAGTCTTGCACAAGCCTTGGAGAGGTATTGAGTGCATGACTCTGAATGTAAGTGTTAGAAACAGCTTCTAGTCAATTAGTTAGCAGGAGATAGTATCATACAACTGTTCACTGAACAAAGAGTTAATAGCACAAACCCATTGCAAACTggagaagtgaggtttttacccacgaaagcttatgctcaaataaatctgttagtctttaaggtgccaccggactccttgttgtttctgtggatacagactaagacgacTACCCTCTcatacttgacaccatgcaaggcactcAATTAAGCCGTATGGActggaaatccatcaacctcaaCAAAAATCtcacacagatacagacagacatcatcttcctctccaagtgcagatggatggacatcataccaactggactgaaggtaaaaaatccattgccaTCGACATATTCCACTGACTATGGTGAGAGACTGTGCGACACACTCTCAAAGAatctgaggaaccacctgatcagcatcctgtgcagcagacaggagaagatcaagaatgagccCTCAAAAATGGAgactctcatacaaaaccaaccttccacacaaacttccacatggctggactttacaaaaacgagacaaaccatttacaacacacacttcacttctttacagaggaaaaaggacagtaaactacctaaactcctacatgccacagggggctacaacagtggtaccctcaactcacctaacaatgtagttaatctatccaaccacacacttagcctgggtgaagagtctgtcctatctcggggactctctttctgccacccccacaaacatggtACCGTTCTGAGGTGATCTGGAAGGCTACATTCGTCATCTTTTACttaaggaatatttccaacacaccactgaacagtgcactgacccacaggaccCCTTCTTACTGTTAGGTGAGAATAATTAAACATGAAGCAGTTATGCCaaccgaaccaaagtcaggccaataaaggttgctgggaaagtccctgaacAAAATAAGTAGAATGAAAGAATACTTGTTTAAGTTGCAGGAATAAAATAAGGGGagacctgcattcctgcatttttgtaccagATGTTCTGAAAATGGTTTGTTTAGATAAGGAGACACACTGTCTCCACTCCCTGTTTCTGTTCTATGTCTGTTCTTAACTCCTCGTCTCCGGTTTAACAACAATACTAATAAAAAAAGTTTGGTGAGTCATTGCAACTTGCTAAAGGCTATATACAATAGGGGGATAAGTATGCatgcataataaaaaaaaaacttttaactaACCGGGGGGAGGCTGCTTAATAAATAATCTGTGACGCGATGGAACTATCTATAAAAACCTACTAGTTTTACCTAAGAGGCAGCTGGTTCTCCTTGGAGACGGGCcgctctctattgttgtgtgcacttCTCAATAAAGACCTTGTGTttggaccttgctggtgttgcctgtctctctgcgGTCAAACGGACCGTGCCATCTGGGGTTCGAGTCCTCGAcactaccaacactacaagaagaagaattgtgcgtggactcctcctgatggtcgaaatgacagactggacttctacatagtgtgcttccgcagacgtgcacaggctgaaattatgaacaaacagccccataacctcagctgtagagaacacaacgccatccacagcctcagaaacaactctgacattataatcaaagaggctgacaaaggaggtgatGTAATAataatgaacaggtcggattatgaacaggaggctgccaggcaactctccaacaccacattctacaggctaCTATCCTCTGACCCCAGTGAGGAGtagcaaaagaaactacaccaccctataccggaaacctactggctgctatacttacctacatgcttccagcttccatccaggacacatcacacgatccattgtctacagccaagccctaagatacaaccgaatttgttCCAATCCAtcggacagagacaaacacctacaagatctttatcaagcgttcttaaaactacaatacccacctggggaagtgagaaaacagattgacagagtgagatgggtacccagaaatcacgtactacaggacaggacccacaaggaaaataacagaacaccactggccatcacgtacagcccccagctaaaacctctccagcacattatcaacgatctacaccctatcctggaaaacaatccctcactctcacagaccttgggagacagggcagtcctcgcttacagacagccccccaacctgaaacaaatactcaccagcaactacacaccacaccacagaaacactaacccaggaaccaatccctgtagcaaacctcgttgcctactctgtcctcatatctactctagcaacaccatcagaggacccaaccacatcagccacaccatcagaggctctttcacctgcacgtctactaatgttatatatgccatcatgtgtcagcaatgcccctctgccatgtacattggccaaaccggacagtccctacgtaaaacaataaatggacacaaatcggacatcaagaatggtaacacacaaaagccagtgggagaacacttcaatcttcctggacattccctaacagatttgaaagtagctatacttaagaaaaaaagttcagaaacaaacttcaaagagaaacagcagaactaaaattaatttgcaaatttaacaccattaatttgggcttcaatagggactgggagtggctggctcattacagaagcagctttgcctctcctggaattgacagctcttcatctattgttgggagtggactacatccatcctgatcgaattggccgtgtcagcactggttctccacttgtgaggtaactcccttctcttcatgtgtcagtatatttatgtctgcatctgtaactttcactccatgcatctgaagaagtgaagtttttacccacaaaagcttatgctcaaataaatctgttagtctttaaggtgccacctgactccttgttgtttttgtggatacagactaacacggctaccccatgatacttgacaccattgcAAACCGTATGTGGAGCACTTCTGAAACACTTTCTAAAGCCAAAGCCATTAAGCAGTAAAGTTACCCCTGCTCCTTCCTGCAGAGATTCTGACAACTCTGCTGCTGGCTTTCAATATACAGCCATGTGTCAACCACAGGTGCTGAACCCACTCGGACCTGCTCGGCAGGCACAGTTGACCCACACTGAGCTGTAGCCCAGGGTCCAGTCTGAGGGTGGGCGAATGGAAGGATTCCATCCCATGAGCGGGAAGGCTACAGTGCCTGACATTTGGAACTCAGAGACCAGAGACGGGGAAGAGATGCTGGTAGCCCTGTTACTATAGGGCAAAAATATGCCCTCTCAGACCCATTACCACAAAGCAATGAACCTCTGAATTCCTGAGTTCACAATCAAGACAGAGAATAAAAGCTTTGAAAATGCATGTGCTGATTAAATTCTCAGGAGCAAATAAACCCGAGGCGATTTGGGAACTTGTCACTGACATTCCGTGGGGTCTCCTGTCACTCAGCCCatggcaggatcgggcccagagcaCACGGAACCTCTAGAAATGGGACCCCTTGAAAAATCCTGACTCGGGGCATCAGGGTTTTAACACTCCAAGCTCCAGTTTCTATGTAACTTGAATAACGCACTGAGCACTGTGGGAACGTGCAGGGGCGGGGTGCCCAAGCTACCTAGTGCtgcctgtcctccttcccctgtTACTGAGTCACCCCGACAGCCCTGCGGAGTTCGATGCGGTGGCACAGAACATCTTCAAATTTAAACAGCTtcagcctttccccttcacttcacaTTTTAAAGACAGTGAAACCTGCCAACATACCCAATTCCTGTTAGAAGGGGAGCTCCTGACACCAGAGGTCGTCACCCTAAAGGACAAGGAGTCATTGGAGATGTCGCACAGGCAGCAGGCCGTATCTGTTCAGACAGGGAGGCAGGTGTCTTTATGAAGCATGCCGGCACATTCCCCTGGGGGCCACTTGCCCTCAGGGAATCTCAGCTGCTTGGCTTCCTGTGCACGAGCTTTAACCCCCAATGGCCAAGTGCAGGAGGCCAAATCACAGGGGATGTGCAGTGATGCTACTTAATTGGACTGTAGTGTCAGCTCCGCAGCAGGCTCTATTCCTGGAATCCGGGCTGGTCATCACTCTTCATATGGTTCTGATTAGTGACATGGCCACTTCGAGGGCGGCTGAATGGTAACAGTGATGCCATCACAGCTGTGATcttgctgaaataaaataaaagagagtAATAATATGGGGCCTGATTTCTCCCCGGCAGCCCCCTTTCCTGCATTACAAACCCAGGGTGCAGGCCAGACAAATGAAGGGAGATTCTACAAGGGTCCCCACATAGAAATTTCCCTCCGTTTTTTCA carries:
- the LOC119565164 gene encoding olfactory receptor 51G2-like; translated protein: MSAVNDTKIKSVIFLLTGLPVHGDTHLWISIPFCFMYVISIVGNSVILFIIKTDPALHEPMYIFLSMLAITDLALSITTIPTILGIYLFKSREISLDACLAQLFFIHLLQYIESSVLLLMAFDRFIAIHNPLRYTSILTLPRIAKMGLVSVLRAMVLILPLPFLLKWFRYCHANVLSHSYCLYQEVMKMACSDITVHSIYGLFTKLFQMGLDSLLIFLSYVMILKTVLSIASHEECLRALNTCVSHLCALLLFYTPEISLSVIHRFGKGSSPLLQILLGYMSLLLPPLMNPIVYSVRCKHLRVRIIRLFIK